In Allomuricauda ruestringensis DSM 13258, the following proteins share a genomic window:
- a CDS encoding DUF819 domain-containing protein, with amino-acid sequence MDQLPFTQDTVIFGLLCLCLGFVFYTSSIKTGFWGKFYRVVPTVLMCYLLPAILASVGIVDESSSNTYYVASRYLLPAALILMTLSIDLKAILNLGSKALIMFLTGTVGIVIGGPIAILIVSIFSPETVGGVGPDAVWRGLATIAGSWIGGGANQAAMLEVFKYNQESYGGMVLIDIVVANLWLAIILLGVGKTDKIDRWLKADTSSIEALKVKVSTHTEKIARVTTLKDFIMLLFFAFVGVGVAHLTGHHFAGFLQDNFEVIRNPQKILSSLGSEFLWMVVFATAIGIGLSFTKAKNYEGAGASKIGGMFIYILVATIGMKMDLGKVLDNPGLIAIGLIWITIHAGLLILMAKIIKAPFFFLAVGSQANVGGAASAPVVAAEFHPSLTSVGILLAVFGYVVGTAGAYLCALLMEVASNV; translated from the coding sequence ATGGACCAACTACCTTTTACCCAAGACACCGTCATATTTGGGCTGCTTTGCCTCTGTTTAGGTTTTGTTTTTTATACCTCATCCATAAAAACCGGTTTCTGGGGGAAATTTTATCGTGTGGTCCCCACCGTGCTCATGTGCTATCTATTGCCCGCCATTTTGGCCAGCGTGGGCATTGTGGATGAATCATCGTCCAACACCTATTATGTAGCTAGTCGCTACCTCTTACCCGCTGCATTAATATTAATGACCTTAAGCATTGACCTCAAAGCTATCTTGAATCTAGGTTCCAAAGCATTGATCATGTTCTTGACCGGAACCGTGGGTATAGTAATCGGTGGACCTATCGCCATATTGATTGTTTCCATATTTTCTCCTGAAACAGTGGGTGGTGTTGGACCAGATGCTGTTTGGAGAGGACTTGCCACCATTGCAGGAAGCTGGATCGGGGGTGGCGCCAACCAAGCAGCCATGCTCGAAGTGTTTAAATACAATCAAGAAAGTTACGGAGGCATGGTACTTATAGACATTGTGGTCGCCAATCTATGGTTGGCCATCATACTTTTGGGAGTGGGCAAAACGGACAAAATTGACCGTTGGCTCAAGGCCGACACCTCATCCATAGAAGCGCTCAAGGTAAAAGTATCTACCCACACTGAAAAAATTGCAAGGGTCACTACACTCAAGGATTTCATCATGTTGTTGTTCTTTGCATTTGTGGGGGTAGGTGTTGCCCATTTAACTGGACATCATTTTGCCGGTTTTTTACAGGATAATTTTGAGGTCATCCGAAATCCGCAAAAAATATTGTCCTCCCTTGGGTCTGAATTTCTTTGGATGGTTGTTTTTGCCACCGCTATCGGAATCGGTCTCTCGTTTACCAAGGCCAAAAATTATGAAGGTGCCGGGGCCAGTAAAATTGGCGGCATGTTCATTTATATTTTAGTGGCGACCATCGGAATGAAAATGGATTTGGGCAAAGTGCTGGACAATCCGGGGCTTATTGCCATTGGACTAATTTGGATTACTATCCATGCCGGACTGCTTATTTTGATGGCAAAAATCATAAAAGCACCTTTCTTTTTCTTGGCCGTGGGCAGTCAGGCTAATGTAGGAGGAGCTGCTTCTGCTCCCGTTGTTGCCGCTGAGTTCCATCCTTCCTTGACCTCTGTGGGCATTCTTTTGGCCGTTTTTGGCTATGTTGTGGGTACGGCAGGAGCCTATTTATGTGCTTTGTTGATGGAAGTCGCCTCAAATGTTTAA
- a CDS encoding DUF5916 domain-containing protein — protein MLRKLFVFVTILLPIALFSQSDPKTFTVKFINDVIKVDGVLDESAWETSESANNFHQYFPSDTTLAGQQTDIKMVYNSTTLYVGIRLDTEGDDYVIPSLKRDYRAGGNDNISLMFDTFNDGTNAFLFGMNPYGVRREALISNGGSGPSGFTTSWDVKWQGEAKVFDGYYICEIAIPLTSFKFKQGETKWRFNSYRFDMQTNETSTWMKIPQNQLVYSLAFMGDMVFEKPLGKSRTPMALIPYVNGIVGKDYDNNEDLSKFDFGGDAKISIGNGMNLDVTLNPDFSNVEVDNLITNVSRFEVSLPEKRQFFIDNSDLFGSFGNERDSNPFFSRRIGIAQNADDETIENGIVGGIRLSGKLNKNWRLGLLNLQTEEDKENEIPSNNNTVFALQKKMFSRSNLSFIFVNRQSFGDYDFLEETDRYNRVVGMDYNLASVNNTWTGKFFYHKSFAHDIEDRDASGGLDLRYNSRFLNFGVRGNFVGNDFRSDLGYVRRQDIVAARPFVEFNFWPQKGKLNSHGFRFSPNVIWRPTLDYMNTDYAIFSSWQAKFKSQEEIAVRLFNRYTYLTETFDPTGTDGGTELPANVGYYYTSYEMGFQSDRRRVFSYSVQPGYGDFYNGTRFVLEGDMSLRLQPTMLLSLGLNYNSIKLPQPYESEDLWLVSPKIDITFNKSVFWSTLIQYSNQLDNLGFNSRLQWRFAPLSDLFLVYNDNYFVNSFVPRNRSINLKFTYWLNI, from the coding sequence CTTTTTGTATTCGTTACAATCTTGCTCCCTATTGCCCTCTTTTCCCAATCCGATCCTAAAACCTTTACAGTTAAGTTCATAAACGATGTCATTAAAGTAGATGGTGTCTTGGATGAAAGTGCCTGGGAAACTTCAGAAAGTGCCAACAATTTTCATCAATACTTTCCTTCGGACACCACACTTGCAGGACAGCAGACCGACATTAAGATGGTGTACAACAGCACTACACTCTATGTTGGTATCAGATTGGATACCGAAGGTGACGATTATGTGATTCCGTCTTTAAAAAGAGATTACAGAGCAGGTGGCAATGACAACATCAGTTTAATGTTCGATACCTTTAATGATGGTACCAATGCTTTCCTTTTTGGTATGAACCCCTATGGTGTTCGGAGAGAAGCTTTGATTTCCAATGGCGGGTCCGGTCCAAGCGGTTTTACCACATCATGGGACGTAAAGTGGCAAGGAGAGGCAAAAGTATTTGATGGATACTACATCTGCGAAATCGCAATTCCTTTAACATCTTTCAAGTTTAAGCAAGGAGAAACAAAGTGGCGTTTCAACAGCTATAGGTTTGATATGCAGACCAACGAAACCAGTACTTGGATGAAGATACCCCAAAATCAGCTCGTGTACAGCTTGGCGTTTATGGGCGATATGGTATTTGAAAAGCCTTTAGGAAAATCCAGAACCCCTATGGCCCTTATTCCTTATGTAAACGGAATTGTCGGAAAGGACTATGACAACAATGAAGATCTGAGCAAATTCGATTTTGGTGGGGATGCAAAAATTTCCATAGGCAATGGTATGAACTTGGACGTCACCCTAAACCCGGATTTTTCCAATGTGGAAGTGGACAATTTGATTACCAACGTTTCCCGTTTTGAAGTTTCGCTGCCCGAAAAACGCCAGTTCTTTATAGACAATAGCGACCTTTTTGGTTCTTTTGGAAACGAAAGGGATTCCAACCCCTTTTTCTCTCGAAGAATAGGAATTGCACAAAATGCGGACGATGAAACCATAGAAAATGGTATCGTGGGCGGGATAAGACTAAGTGGAAAGTTAAATAAAAATTGGCGGCTTGGGCTATTAAACCTTCAAACCGAAGAAGATAAGGAAAACGAAATCCCCAGCAACAACAATACGGTTTTTGCACTTCAGAAAAAAATGTTTTCCCGTTCCAACCTCAGTTTCATTTTTGTAAACCGTCAAAGTTTTGGGGATTACGATTTTTTGGAGGAAACCGACAGGTACAACCGAGTGGTTGGGATGGACTACAATCTGGCATCGGTCAACAATACATGGACGGGCAAGTTTTTCTACCATAAATCCTTTGCCCACGATATCGAAGACCGCGATGCTTCGGGAGGGCTAGATCTGCGATATAATTCCAGGTTCTTAAACTTTGGGGTTCGAGGAAATTTTGTGGGCAACGACTTCCGCTCAGATTTGGGATATGTTCGCAGACAAGATATTGTGGCCGCAAGACCTTTTGTGGAATTTAATTTTTGGCCACAAAAAGGAAAACTAAATTCTCACGGGTTCCGGTTCAGTCCCAATGTAATTTGGAGACCAACCCTAGATTATATGAACACGGATTATGCAATTTTTTCCAGTTGGCAAGCCAAATTTAAATCACAAGAAGAAATTGCTGTCAGGCTATTCAATCGTTATACATACCTTACCGAGACTTTTGATCCAACGGGTACGGACGGGGGCACCGAACTACCTGCCAATGTAGGGTATTATTACACCAGTTATGAAATGGGGTTTCAAAGCGACAGGAGACGGGTATTTTCTTATTCGGTACAACCAGGGTATGGAGATTTTTATAACGGTACGCGGTTTGTTTTGGAAGGGGACATGAGCCTTAGACTCCAACCTACAATGCTGCTCTCCTTGGGCCTAAACTATAACAGCATTAAACTACCACAACCCTACGAGAGCGAGGACCTTTGGTTGGTGAGTCCCAAAATAGATATAACTTTCAACAAGTCTGTTTTTTGGTCCACACTGATCCAATATAGCAACCAACTGGACAATTTAGGGTTCAACTCGCGTTTACAATGGCGTTTTGCTCCCCTGTCCGACCTATTTTTGGTGTACAACGACAATTACTTCGTTAATTCCTTTGTGCCCCGAAATCGTTCCATTAATTTAAAGTTTACGTATTGGTTGAATATCTAG